GGGACTGAAACGAATACGTCATCCGATGGGGACGGGTTCTTTATGTTTGAAGATTTAGACGCAGATACTTATACCTAAATTCTGCAAATGATTTTCGCGTAGCAAAAATCGGCCTTCCATAATACCCTTACTACGCAAAAATCAATAATAAACTTCAATATTTGGCGGTTTGCGGAGTTACCCGGTGGCGTTATA
This sequence is a window from Candidatus Brocadia sp.. Protein-coding genes within it:
- a CDS encoding carboxypeptidase regulatory-like domain-containing protein; this translates as MPGYVVDDEGVPIGSAKIRVKGVKTGTETNTSSDGDGFFMFEDLDADTYT